A stretch of Ligilactobacillus faecis DNA encodes these proteins:
- a CDS encoding heavy metal-binding domain-containing protein: MLIVTTENIPGKNYEVLGSVFGVTTQSRNFASDLGAGLKSIVGGEIKGYTKMLNNSRFEALKRLEKEAATLGADAVVMMRFDSGSISADMQSVAAYGTAVKFID; encoded by the coding sequence ATGTTGATCGTAACAACTGAAAATATTCCCGGAAAAAATTATGAAGTCTTAGGTTCTGTTTTTGGCGTAACGACGCAATCACGAAACTTTGCCAGTGATCTAGGGGCTGGTCTCAAAAGTATCGTTGGGGGCGAGATCAAAGGTTATACAAAAATGTTGAACAACTCTCGTTTTGAAGCTTTAAAACGCCTCGAAAAAGAAGCAGCTACACTTGGAGCCGATGCCGTCGTCATGATGCGTTTTGACTCAGGCTCGATCAGCGCTGATATGCAATCAGTTGCTGCTTATGGAACAGCTGTTAAATTTATCGACTAA